The Arthrobacter sp. D5-1 genome segment TGTCCCTATCCCAGCCACTGGCGCTGCCCCAGCCCCGGTCCCTAGCCCAGCCCCAGTCCCTATCCGAGTCCCTGTTCGGGTGCCGTGCTGGTTCGGGGCGGTGCCGGTGCCGGGGTTGTGGTGGTGGTTGTGGACTTGTTCGAGGAGTTCTTGGTATCCGATGGTGACGGTGAGTTGGGGTGGGAGGCCGCCGTTGGCGGGTAGTTTTTCGGTGCGCATGGCGAGGCTGCAGGCGCTGGTGAGGCCGTTGAGGAGTTTCTGTGGGCGGCTGCGCCGGTCGAGGTCCGGGCTGGTGCCTGTGCCTGGGCCGTTGTGTGGGTTGTTGTGTGGGTTGTTGTGTGGGGTGTCCCCGGTTTCGGTGTTTTCCGTGGTGCCGGTGCCGGGGGTGGTGAGGCGGGGGTTGGTGGCGACGTTCATGGCGGTGGTGAGGATTTCGTATTGTTCGTCGGTGGCGAAGATTTCGAGGTGGTGGAGGCCGTGGCGGCGTTGGCGGCGGAGGAACACGCCTTGGAGTTGGCGGAGGATTTCTTCGGTGGGTTCGGGGCCGTCGTGGTCGATGGCGTCGATCCAGCGTTTGGCCATTGTGGTGACGAAGTCCGGGTCGGTCTCGACCGCGGTGGTGGTGAGGGCGTGTTCCATCCGGGTGAGGGTGTCCTCGTCGGTGAGGTTCCGGACTTTGTCCAGGGCGGTGCTGATGATCGAGGCCGAACGGGAAGGCACCAGTGCGGAACCAACCGCTTGGGAGAGGATTGCGTGGCGGGCCGGGATGTTCTGCCCGGTGATCCCGGTTTGGGGGAGGACGTCCGGGGCGAGGGCGAGCCTGCGCTTGGCTTCTGCGATGCCGATCCGCAACCGTGCGCGCAGGAACTGGGCCGCGTTCCGGTACCCGTCATCCAGAACACTGGCCTGGGCGTCCGATGCCCAACGTGCTGATCCTGTTTCACCATCGGTCGCCGCAGCGGTGGCGGTTCCCGTCCTGCCATGGGAAGCTCCGCTCTGGGAAGCCGCGCTCTGCGAAGCCGCGCTCTGGGAAGCCGCGCTCTGCGAAGCTGCCGCGGTGTCGGTGCCTGGCTCTGGTTCGGTCCAGCCGGTCCGCCATTGCGGTGCTGCTGCCGAGGACCCCGGACCGGCCTGTAGGGCTTCGGTCCGGGTCCGTTCCACAGCCTGCGCCGCGACCACCTGCAAGTACTCCACCGACCGGGCGATCTCCTCGACCTCGCCGGCAAAATCCGCTGCTTCAACGAACCCAAACAGCCGGGTTTTATGAAGGACGGATTGGCGGAGGGATGTCAGGATTGCACCGGCCTGCGCAAGTGGTACGTCTACGACGTCGGGAGAGGGTTGGCCCGCATCGACGAAGCCAGCCGCGCGCTTAATGTCCGCAACCGGAACTACACGCAAGCCCGGAGCAACGTCTGGGGAGCTCAGGCCGCCAGCGTAGCCCGACTCCGAGGACCGCGCCATCGGACTCAGACCGAGAAGCAGCCCAGTGCCGCTGGACGTATCCGCATCCTGGCCTACCGCCGTCGTGAGCTTGAATGCCGGGACCCGGGCAGGACCGTTAAGAGATGTGAGGGCTCTTTGACGAAGCAGCGCATGGCCGCGGGGCGAGCCTGCCCGCCTTGCCAATACCTGCCCGATTGCTCCCATGAATCAAGCATGTCAGGGGGGTCCGACATTATTAGCCAGCAATTGAGGACGGTCCGAGCCGCCCAAGAAAACAAGACAGTTATGCCGAGGTGAGAGCAGCCAACGCCATCTGTTCCAGGATGGGCCTGGCTGACTTGGCGGCAATTTTCCTGCCGTGGTGGCGCACCGAGTGGGGTGTGGAGTTGATCAAGCCAAAGGCTGCGTGCGCCCGGACGCGGAGGCCGGGGATATCGGCGTCGGTATGGATGCGTGCAAGGACGTCCACCCACGTTTCAACGTAACTCCGCTGGAGGGACCTGACTTCCGCTTGGTCGGCGTCGCTGAGACTTCCAAAGTCGCGGTCCTGGACGCGGATGACGTCGGGATTGCTGAGTGCGAAATCAACCTGGAACTGGATCAGGCCGTTCAGTGCGGTCAGGGGATCGTCCGACTCTGACACCACCCGTGTTCCACCATCCAGCAAGTCCCGGCTGACGCTGAGGAGTAGTTCGCCGAGGACCGCTTGTTTGCCGGGAAAGTGCCGGTAGACGGCGGGTCCACTGACGCCCGCTGCGGCGCCGAGATCCTCAAGCGATACGCGGGTAAATCCGTTCTCCGCAAAAAGTCCCGCGGCAGCGGACAACAACGCCAATCGTCGGACTTCCTTGGCCTGCCCACGTTGCGTGGCGGCGGCACGGGTGCCGTTGTTGCTTGCTTCCGGACCTCCGGTCACTTTTCCTCCTTGGCGCCAGAGCGGACCCGATACTCGCTGGATCGGCTGTGCTGGACATCACAGTTAATAAAGACTAACCTAAATTTCAGTTACGCGGCACTAACCGAAATGGCCTGTGGCCGGGAATGGAACAGGGGTCAATGGAGACAATTGCCAGCCTGATGGGAACCGCCGGCGGTACCTTTGAAGCCAACCAGGAGGCGCAACTGGCCTTGGTGGCAGAACTGAAGGACCGCTTGGCGACGGCGGCCCTCGGCGGTCCGGCCACGTCGCGTGAGCGGCACATCGCCCGGGGAAAACTTCTCCCGCGCGAACGCATCGACTACTTGCTGGATG includes the following:
- a CDS encoding HNH endonuclease signature motif containing protein, which gives rise to MGAIGQVLARRAGSPRGHALLRQRALTSLNGPARVPAFKLTTAVGQDADTSSGTGLLLGLSPMARSSESGYAGGLSSPDVAPGLRVVPVADIKRAAGFVDAGQPSPDVVDVPLAQAGAILTSLRQSVLHKTRLFGFVEAADFAGEVEEIARSVEYLQVVAAQAVERTRTEALQAGPGSSAAAPQWRTGWTEPEPGTDTAAASQSAASQSAASQSAASQSGASHGRTGTATAAATDGETGSARWASDAQASVLDDGYRNAAQFLRARLRIGIAEAKRRLALAPDVLPQTGITGQNIPARHAILSQAVGSALVPSRSASIISTALDKVRNLTDEDTLTRMEHALTTTAVETDPDFVTTMAKRWIDAIDHDGPEPTEEILRQLQGVFLRRQRRHGLHHLEIFATDEQYEILTTAMNVATNPRLTTPGTGTTENTETGDTPHNNPHNNPHNGPGTGTSPDLDRRSRPQKLLNGLTSACSLAMRTEKLPANGGLPPQLTVTIGYQELLEQVHNHHHNPGTGTAPNQHGTRTGTRIGTGAGLGTGAGAAPVAGIGTGAGVGTGTATFTGPMHPNTIRKIACDADILPVVLGSDSRILDIGRTTRIFPPHIRKAITARDQGCAFPDCTMPAPWCEAHHTTYWSHGGTTSTDNGTLLCSHHHHLIHKEQWRIDIKTGIPWFIPPPHIDPHQTPRRNHHHTPHRT
- a CDS encoding TetR/AcrR family transcriptional regulator; translated protein: MTGGPEASNNGTRAAATQRGQAKEVRRLALLSAAAGLFAENGFTRVSLEDLGAAAGVSGPAVYRHFPGKQAVLGELLLSVSRDLLDGGTRVVSESDDPLTALNGLIQFQVDFALSNPDVIRVQDRDFGSLSDADQAEVRSLQRSYVETWVDVLARIHTDADIPGLRVRAHAAFGLINSTPHSVRHHGRKIAAKSARPILEQMALAALTSA